From Cecembia calidifontis, one genomic window encodes:
- a CDS encoding REP-associated tyrosine transposase: MGFSYQIQDQFAPHFITFTVRQWVDVFTRKCYADILIDSLKFCQKNKGLKIYAWVIMSNHCHLIVSSEKVPLSDIIRDLKKFTSKAIYDAISKNPDESRKKWLLWILKKNDKIWFWKNGYHGEEIFSENFMMTKINYIHQNPVRAGIVEKEEEYIYSSCGDFYGIRRGMIDLEDI; encoded by the coding sequence ATGGGCTTTTCATATCAAATTCAAGATCAATTTGCTCCTCATTTTATCACATTTACAGTCCGCCAATGGGTGGATGTGTTCACAAGAAAATGTTACGCGGACATCTTAATTGATAGTCTTAAATTCTGCCAAAAAAACAAAGGCTTAAAAATCTATGCATGGGTCATCATGAGTAATCATTGCCATTTGATTGTTTCGTCCGAAAAAGTACCCCTTTCAGACATCATAAGAGACTTAAAAAAATTTACCTCAAAAGCAATTTATGATGCCATTTCAAAAAATCCAGACGAAAGCCGGAAAAAATGGTTGTTGTGGATATTAAAGAAGAACGATAAAATCTGGTTTTGGAAAAACGGCTATCATGGAGAAGAAATTTTTTCAGAAAATTTTATGATGACTAAAATCAATTATATCCACCAAAACCCAGTAAGAGCAGGGATTGTAGAAAAAGAAGAGGAATATATCTACAGCAGTTGTGGGGATTTTTATGGAATTAGAAGAGGTATGATTGACTTGGAGGATATTTGA
- a CDS encoding M28 family metallopeptidase, translating to MKRILILITLLVSTNLSFAQTQIIHRDAAIEQMVKEISAENLEKYVRDLAGFRTRHSLSKNSPNEGIVASQKYVLDLFKSFEPQAQGRLSAFIDTFTVPADGRRIPQDAEMGNVMATLKGTDPNDDRIFIISAHIDSRALDVMNTEIDAPGANDDGSGVAAIIELTRIISKRSFPATILFVVVSGEEQGLKGAAYLAEKAKNENWNLVAMLNNDMIGNSNSSETNINDNTRVRIFSEGVPAAETERMAAIRRYTNGENDSKSRQLARYMKEVGERYVDQLEVKLLYRNDRFLRGGDHTPFAQQGFTAVRVCEMNENYYHQHENVRFENGIQYGDLPEFVDYEYMRKVTGINLASLASLASAPSEPTNVGIDVRRLSNTSTLRWEAPEKGKAKGYYVLMRETDASMWQKKFYTEETSLTIPYSKDNYFFAVQAVGGGGHESMAVFPQPITR from the coding sequence ATGAAAAGAATTTTAATCCTGATCACCCTTTTGGTTTCGACCAACCTCAGCTTTGCACAGACGCAAATTATCCATAGAGACGCGGCAATTGAGCAAATGGTCAAAGAAATCTCAGCAGAAAACCTTGAAAAATATGTCAGAGACCTTGCTGGCTTTAGAACACGGCACTCCTTGAGCAAAAATAGCCCAAATGAAGGTATAGTTGCTTCCCAAAAATATGTTTTGGACCTGTTCAAGTCTTTTGAACCACAGGCTCAGGGAAGACTTAGCGCCTTTATTGATACCTTCACCGTTCCGGCTGACGGAAGAAGAATCCCCCAGGATGCCGAAATGGGCAATGTAATGGCTACCCTAAAAGGCACTGATCCCAATGATGACAGGATTTTCATCATTTCTGCCCACATAGATAGTAGGGCCCTGGATGTCATGAATACAGAAATCGATGCTCCCGGCGCAAATGATGATGGTTCGGGAGTAGCAGCAATCATTGAACTCACCAGAATCATATCAAAAAGAAGCTTTCCTGCAACCATCCTGTTTGTAGTGGTTTCCGGTGAAGAACAGGGATTGAAAGGTGCTGCTTATTTGGCCGAGAAAGCAAAAAATGAAAACTGGAACCTGGTGGCCATGCTGAACAATGATATGATCGGCAACTCCAATTCTTCTGAGACCAACATCAATGACAATACCCGCGTCAGGATTTTCTCGGAAGGTGTTCCGGCAGCAGAAACAGAAAGAATGGCTGCCATCAGAAGATATACCAATGGCGAAAATGATAGCAAATCCAGACAGTTGGCCAGATACATGAAAGAAGTTGGAGAAAGATATGTCGACCAGTTGGAAGTGAAATTACTGTACAGAAATGACCGCTTCCTAAGAGGTGGTGACCATACTCCTTTTGCCCAGCAGGGTTTTACTGCGGTCAGGGTGTGTGAAATGAACGAGAACTATTACCATCAACATGAAAATGTAAGGTTTGAAAATGGAATTCAGTATGGGGACTTACCAGAGTTCGTAGATTATGAATATATGAGAAAAGTAACAGGCATCAACCTTGCTTCCTTGGCTTCTTTGGCTTCAGCCCCCTCTGAACCCACCAATGTTGGGATTGATGTGAGAAGATTGAGCAATACCTCAACTTTGAGATGGGAAGCACCTGAAAAAGGAAAAGCAAAAGGTTATTATGTCCTGATGCGGGAAACAGATGCTTCGATGTGGCAGAAGAAATTCTATACAGAAGAAACCAGCTTGACCATCCCGTACTCCAAAGACAATTACTTCTTTGCTGTGCAGGCTGTGGGAGGAGGTGGTCATGAAAGCATGGCAGTTTTCCCTCAGCCGATTACCAGATAA
- a CDS encoding DinB family protein, protein MNELLLPQTGEYGAYYENYISWVKGKDIPEVLIAQIQETRNIYDQLGDRKSNLSYAEGKWSAKEVLGHMTDTDRVMAYRALSIARGEKASLPGYDQDAYVISGKFNEVPLGRLLEEFELSRFALVSLLKNIPEEYYANLGTANNTTVSVRALFHIIAGHTIHHLNVLKERYL, encoded by the coding sequence ATGAACGAATTATTGCTACCACAAACAGGTGAATACGGTGCCTATTATGAAAATTATATTTCCTGGGTTAAAGGAAAAGATATTCCTGAGGTATTGATCGCCCAAATTCAGGAGACCAGGAATATTTATGATCAATTGGGGGACAGAAAGAGTAATCTATCTTATGCTGAAGGAAAATGGTCGGCAAAAGAAGTACTTGGGCATATGACGGATACAGACAGGGTCATGGCTTATCGGGCACTTTCCATTGCCAGGGGAGAAAAAGCCTCCTTGCCAGGCTATGATCAAGATGCTTATGTGATCAGCGGTAAATTCAATGAAGTCCCTTTGGGCAGATTGCTTGAAGAGTTTGAGCTTTCACGTTTTGCTTTGGTTTCATTATTGAAAAATATCCCAGAAGAGTATTATGCCAATTTGGGAACAGCCAATAATACGACAGTTTCCGTCAGAGCGCTTTTTCATATTATAGCCGGACATACCATCCACCATCTGAATGTGCTCAAGGAAAGATACCTTTGA
- a CDS encoding DUF6909 family protein — MKRTRAQESRAAIERLYITMRHLFMRGSYKPMGVSGESLVDSLLVLSPEIYGLLAQDEKIELDGLLYVMERLPRGIEECRYIRLISREGYENSTFPAIVPAKRKRNCYRVDHDQMYVEMTRGRSDIYDILTHLTFLYIESEKIRNNSTDPKGRIDLNWEMLEKIVAKEETGEEFDKEVACSYLSHVIGRTFDETHEAVEKFESSPHTNSLFRIVYHLGKLSMDEAFEGRDREISFSSTLRIRVGHHVYGELWAKKIKKVLFENKLIERPLHIVSANLHSFLNTIYGHQALGLGSFEDIEKVAMDISIGAKNNKGKEILNYAQKNGFIEVMDDSGTNIHVQIFDTAAMSHKTVLPGCQLPDDLDKRPVILVMDYAFGEQAYECFDELLKPYETEEGNVYPLNVLSASIMGKAGILTGKKGDIMIPDSHVFEGTADNYPFKNELSKKDFEGYGLGVFQGTMFTVLGTSLQNKDVLSYLMESSWKAIGLEMEGAHYQKAIQSESKIRQSIKKNVKVLYAYYASDNPLETGSTLASGALGMEGVRPTYLITYKILQKLFSKKE; from the coding sequence ATGAAAAGAACGAGAGCACAAGAATCCAGGGCTGCGATTGAAAGACTTTACATCACCATGAGACACCTGTTTATGAGGGGGTCTTACAAACCGATGGGTGTTTCAGGAGAGTCATTGGTGGATTCACTTTTGGTGTTAAGTCCGGAGATTTATGGCCTGTTGGCACAGGATGAAAAAATTGAATTGGATGGATTGCTCTATGTAATGGAAAGGCTACCAAGGGGAATCGAAGAATGCCGTTATATCCGTCTGATCAGCCGTGAAGGTTATGAGAATTCAACTTTTCCTGCGATTGTTCCGGCCAAAAGAAAGAGGAATTGTTATAGGGTAGACCATGATCAGATGTATGTGGAGATGACAAGGGGAAGGTCGGATATTTATGATATTCTTACACACCTTACTTTCCTTTACATTGAGTCAGAAAAAATCAGGAACAACAGTACAGATCCGAAAGGCAGGATTGATCTCAACTGGGAAATGTTGGAAAAAATCGTGGCCAAAGAAGAAACCGGAGAAGAGTTTGATAAAGAGGTAGCTTGTTCCTATTTGAGCCACGTGATAGGAAGGACTTTTGATGAAACCCATGAGGCAGTAGAGAAATTCGAATCCTCGCCCCATACCAATAGTTTGTTCAGGATAGTCTATCACTTGGGTAAATTATCCATGGATGAGGCTTTTGAGGGAAGAGATAGGGAGATTTCATTTTCTTCTACCTTGAGAATAAGGGTTGGGCACCATGTTTACGGTGAATTATGGGCCAAAAAGATTAAGAAAGTTTTGTTTGAAAACAAGCTGATAGAAAGGCCATTACATATTGTATCGGCCAACCTCCATAGTTTTCTCAATACCATTTATGGCCATCAGGCTTTAGGGCTTGGTTCCTTTGAGGATATTGAGAAAGTTGCCATGGATATCAGTATAGGCGCTAAAAATAACAAGGGGAAAGAGATCTTGAATTATGCCCAGAAAAATGGGTTTATAGAAGTGATGGATGATTCCGGTACAAATATCCATGTACAGATTTTTGATACGGCTGCTATGTCGCATAAGACTGTCCTTCCTGGATGTCAATTGCCCGATGACTTGGATAAAAGGCCTGTGATACTTGTGATGGATTATGCTTTTGGAGAACAGGCTTATGAATGCTTTGATGAGTTGCTCAAGCCTTATGAAACCGAAGAGGGTAATGTTTATCCATTGAATGTACTTTCCGCGTCGATTATGGGCAAGGCCGGAATCCTTACAGGCAAAAAAGGGGATATCATGATTCCTGACAGCCATGTATTTGAAGGAACTGCCGATAACTATCCTTTCAAAAACGAACTCAGCAAAAAGGATTTTGAAGGATATGGATTGGGGGTATTTCAAGGTACAATGTTTACCGTATTGGGAACTTCCTTACAGAACAAAGATGTATTGAGCTACTTGATGGAGTCCTCCTGGAAGGCTATAGGTCTGGAAATGGAAGGAGCCCATTATCAAAAGGCCATTCAGTCGGAGAGCAAGATAAGGCAAAGTATCAAAAAGAATGTGAAAGTGCTTTATGCCTATTATGCTTCAGATAATCCCCTCGAAACCGGCAGTACCCTAGCATCTGGCGCTTTGGGGATGGAAGGAGTAAGGCCTACTTATCTTATTACATACAAAATTCTGCAGAAGCTGTTTTCGAAAAAAGAATGA
- a CDS encoding YceI family protein, producing the protein MTTKKKWISAIMVIVLMSIQWSVEAQVKYTLAPSPELKVEGGSSLHDWDMTSNTAKGEGQFIMEGNQFKGVRSLQVTMEAESLKSGTRGLDANAYKALDTKKNKEVRFTLRELTGSGSSYQAKGDFTIAGVTKPASFPVKVSQNGNRVTFEGSYNTKLTDYSIDPPTALLGTVKTRDEITIKFKATFQPNN; encoded by the coding sequence ATGACGACAAAGAAAAAATGGATATCAGCGATAATGGTTATTGTCCTGATGTCAATCCAATGGTCAGTTGAAGCACAAGTTAAATATACTTTAGCACCCTCTCCGGAATTGAAAGTGGAAGGGGGATCCTCACTACATGATTGGGACATGACATCCAATACAGCGAAGGGTGAAGGACAGTTTATCATGGAAGGTAACCAATTTAAGGGAGTAAGAAGCCTACAGGTTACCATGGAAGCCGAAAGTTTGAAGAGCGGCACTAGGGGTTTGGATGCCAATGCCTACAAAGCCCTGGACACCAAGAAAAACAAAGAGGTGAGATTTACCCTTAGGGAACTCACTGGAAGTGGAAGCAGCTATCAGGCCAAAGGGGACTTCACCATTGCAGGTGTTACCAAACCTGCGAGTTTCCCGGTAAAAGTTTCTCAAAATGGAAACAGGGTTACTTTTGAAGGAAGCTACAACACCAAATTAACAGATTATTCAATAGATCCACCGACTGCGCTTTTGGGTACAGTCAAAACAAGGGACGAGATTACTATCAAATTCAAAGCAACATTTCAACCAAACAATTAA
- the argH gene encoding argininosuccinate lyase, with product MKLWQKNTSAKKEVETFTIGRDPEFDILLAPFDVLGSMAHAIMLEKIGLLTSSELEVLLQGLREIYYEIEQGTFKIDEGVEDVHSQVEFLLTQRYGEVGKKLHSGRSRNDQVLVDLKLYYRTAIRDIVEASEELFDLLITLAEKHKNDLMPGYTHTQLAMPSSFGLWFGSFAESLAEDMDLLFAAYKLSNKNPLGSAAGYGSSFPLDRTLTTGLLGFEDLHHNVINAQNSRGKTEKNLSFAMAGIAGTLNKLAADVCIFMNQHFGFISFPDNLTTGSSIMPHKKNPDVFELIRAKTNQIQSIPTQVSFILTNMTTGYHRDLQLLKEAIFPGLEILLDCINMSTFMLKEIQIKKEILKDNFFQHVFSVEVVNDLVLQGMPFRDAYKKVGLDIEAGLFKPDQSKVNHVHEGSIGNLCLQEIKSKMQVAIGQFDFEKSTLQLRKLIEG from the coding sequence ATGAAACTCTGGCAAAAAAATACAAGTGCAAAGAAAGAAGTTGAAACATTTACCATCGGAAGGGATCCCGAATTTGATATCCTTTTGGCTCCTTTTGATGTATTGGGCTCAATGGCCCATGCCATTATGCTTGAGAAAATCGGCCTTCTTACCTCTTCAGAACTTGAGGTATTGTTGCAGGGCTTAAGGGAAATCTATTATGAAATTGAACAGGGAACTTTCAAAATTGACGAAGGTGTGGAAGATGTACATTCCCAGGTAGAATTTTTGCTTACCCAACGCTATGGAGAAGTCGGAAAAAAACTCCATAGTGGAAGATCCAGGAATGACCAGGTTCTTGTTGACCTAAAATTATACTACCGAACAGCCATTCGGGATATCGTAGAAGCCTCAGAGGAACTGTTCGACCTGTTGATAACATTGGCAGAAAAGCACAAAAATGACCTGATGCCAGGGTACACCCATACCCAACTGGCTATGCCTTCCTCATTTGGGCTTTGGTTCGGCTCTTTTGCCGAAAGCCTGGCGGAAGATATGGACTTATTATTTGCGGCCTATAAATTGAGCAATAAAAACCCCCTGGGATCTGCCGCAGGTTATGGATCATCCTTTCCTTTGGACAGGACCTTGACCACAGGCTTGCTAGGCTTTGAAGACCTGCACCACAATGTAATCAATGCACAGAACAGCAGGGGCAAAACTGAAAAAAACCTGTCTTTTGCCATGGCAGGGATTGCCGGCACTTTAAATAAACTGGCAGCAGATGTCTGCATCTTTATGAACCAGCATTTTGGATTCATTAGTTTCCCGGATAATCTGACTACTGGCAGTAGCATTATGCCACACAAAAAGAATCCGGATGTATTTGAATTGATAAGGGCTAAAACCAATCAAATCCAATCCATCCCCACACAGGTCAGTTTTATTTTGACCAATATGACCACGGGTTACCACAGGGACCTCCAATTACTAAAAGAAGCTATTTTTCCGGGATTGGAGATACTTTTGGATTGCATCAATATGAGCACTTTCATGTTAAAGGAAATTCAAATCAAAAAAGAAATTCTCAAAGACAACTTTTTCCAACATGTATTCAGTGTGGAAGTTGTCAATGATTTGGTTTTACAGGGAATGCCTTTCCGGGATGCCTATAAAAAAGTAGGTCTTGATATCGAAGCAGGCCTGTTCAAACCGGATCAATCAAAAGTAAATCATGTCCATGAAGGAAGCATTGGAAATCTTTGCCTGCAAGAAATAAAAAGTAAGATGCAGGTAGCGATTGGACAATTTGATTTTGAAAAATCCACCTTGCAACTCAGAAAATTAATTGAGGGCTGA
- a CDS encoding M20 family metallo-hydrolase, which produces MDDLIQQISKEAILLLKSLIETPSLSKEEEKTAELIQIFLEKQGVSTLRKGNNIWAFSKYRKKTLPYILLNSHHDTVKPNAGYTQDPFKAIIEDGKIFGLGSNDAGGCLVSLIATFLYFYNKDLPFNLILAATAEEEISGKNGIECILPELPEIELAIVGEPTQMQMAVAEKGLLVIDATVKGKAGHAAREEGENAIYKALDDLNIIRNYQFQRESAFLGKSKVTATIIHAGSQHNVVPDLCHYTLDVRVTDAYTLEEALTELKTVLKAELQPRSLRLNSSKVPDGHRILEVGEKLKLKKYGSPTLSDQALIPYPSVKIGPGDSSRSHTPDEFIYLHEIEEGIKGYIQILETYASFN; this is translated from the coding sequence ATGGATGATTTGATACAGCAAATTTCCAAAGAGGCCATCCTCTTGTTAAAATCCCTCATTGAAACACCTTCCCTCAGCAAAGAGGAGGAAAAAACAGCCGAACTGATCCAGATTTTTTTGGAAAAGCAAGGGGTATCCACCCTGCGAAAAGGGAATAATATTTGGGCGTTCTCCAAATATCGAAAAAAAACACTTCCCTATATCTTGCTGAATTCCCATCATGATACCGTAAAACCCAATGCCGGTTATACTCAGGATCCATTCAAGGCCATCATAGAGGATGGAAAAATTTTTGGTCTTGGGAGCAATGATGCCGGAGGCTGCCTTGTAAGTTTAATAGCCACCTTCCTGTATTTTTATAACAAAGACTTACCATTTAACCTGATCTTAGCCGCTACTGCAGAAGAAGAAATTTCAGGAAAAAACGGGATAGAGTGTATTCTTCCTGAATTACCGGAAATTGAACTGGCCATCGTAGGAGAACCTACCCAGATGCAAATGGCTGTTGCTGAAAAAGGCTTATTGGTAATTGATGCCACCGTAAAGGGCAAAGCAGGCCATGCTGCAAGGGAAGAAGGAGAAAATGCGATCTACAAAGCCTTGGATGACCTGAATATTATCAGAAATTACCAATTTCAAAGAGAATCAGCCTTCTTGGGGAAAAGTAAAGTAACTGCAACCATCATTCACGCCGGAAGCCAACATAATGTCGTGCCTGACCTATGTCATTACACCTTGGATGTGCGGGTTACTGATGCATATACCCTGGAAGAGGCCCTGACGGAATTAAAAACAGTTTTGAAGGCAGAACTCCAGCCACGTTCCCTGAGGTTAAATTCTTCAAAAGTACCTGATGGGCATCGGATTCTTGAAGTGGGAGAAAAACTGAAGCTCAAAAAATATGGCAGTCCTACGCTATCAGATCAGGCGCTTATCCCCTATCCTTCGGTAAAAATCGGACCTGGAGATTCTTCCAGGTCACATACTCCGGACGAATTCATTTACCTCCATGAAATCGAGGAAGGAATCAAAGGATATATCCAAATCTTGGAAACTTACGCATCTTTCAATTAA
- the argB gene encoding acetylglutamate kinase, with protein MNVSIIKIGGNVIDFPEKLDEFLYLFSRFPGKKILVHGGGVLASKFGESLGVMPEMVDGRRITDKDTLDIVTMVYAGLINKQIVAKLQALKQNALGMTGADGNLIRSVKRPVKNIDYGFVGDIQEVNVGLLQTLLDADIIPVVCAITHDKKGQLLNTNADGIASELATNLSKKFKVNLYFCFNKAGVLIDEKNENSIVPLINEEIYAELKKENVIHSGMIPKLDNAFAALQKGVNHVWIGKAENLLLAAKGKLSGTTIERHKYDLY; from the coding sequence ATGAATGTAAGCATCATCAAAATCGGAGGAAACGTCATCGACTTCCCGGAAAAGTTAGATGAGTTCCTTTATTTGTTCTCAAGGTTTCCCGGTAAAAAAATCCTTGTCCATGGGGGGGGGGTCCTGGCTTCCAAATTCGGAGAAAGCCTTGGCGTGATGCCTGAGATGGTGGACGGGAGAAGAATTACGGATAAGGACACCCTTGACATCGTGACCATGGTCTATGCCGGTCTCATTAACAAACAGATTGTAGCTAAATTACAGGCTTTGAAACAAAACGCACTTGGGATGACAGGTGCTGATGGCAACTTGATCCGATCCGTCAAAAGACCCGTAAAGAACATAGATTATGGATTTGTAGGTGATATTCAGGAAGTAAACGTTGGCCTCTTGCAGACCCTTTTGGATGCAGACATCATCCCGGTAGTCTGTGCCATTACCCATGATAAAAAGGGACAATTGCTCAATACCAATGCGGACGGAATCGCTTCGGAATTAGCGACCAACCTTTCCAAAAAATTCAAGGTAAACCTATACTTCTGTTTCAACAAAGCCGGAGTGCTAATTGATGAAAAAAATGAAAATTCAATTGTTCCTTTGATCAATGAAGAAATTTATGCCGAATTGAAAAAAGAAAATGTCATCCATTCCGGCATGATCCCCAAACTGGACAATGCTTTTGCTGCCTTACAAAAAGGGGTTAACCATGTCTGGATAGGAAAAGCAGAAAACTTATTATTGGCGGCAAAGGGCAAATTATCAGGAACTACCATCGAAAGGCACAAGTACGACTTGTATTGA